A genomic segment from Xyrauchen texanus isolate HMW12.3.18 chromosome 21, RBS_HiC_50CHRs, whole genome shotgun sequence encodes:
- the LOC127661691 gene encoding troponin I, slow skeletal muscle-like: protein MFCYNQKAPSPLSPRVPQPKPKSKISASRKLSLKILLLQRAIDEFEQEKVSRDEEKVKYLSENLPPLQITGLPIEELQKLCRQLHAKIDVVDEERYDFEHKVVKNNRDIHELKLKVQDLGGKFKKPALRKVRVSADEMMRALLGSKHKGSMDLRANLKSVKKEDIKQEKVISSEVGDWRKNVEAMSGMEGRKKMFAGGGQ, encoded by the exons atgttttgttataATCAAAAGGCACCCAGTCCACTGTCCCCACGAGTACCTCAACCCAAG CCAAAGTCCAAAATCTCTGCATCACGAAAACTCTCTCTGAAG ATTCTTTTGCTCCAGAGAGCCATAGATGAGTTCGAGCAGGAGAAGGTCAGTCGCGATGAGGAGAAGGTGAAATATCTGAGCGAGAACCTTCCACCCCTTCAGATAACCGGCCTCCCAATAGAGGAGCTGCAG AAACTGTGTCGACAACTCCACGCCAAAATCGACGTGGTAGATGAAGAGAGATACGACTTTGAGCACAAAGTGGTTAAAAACAACAGAGAT ATCCATGAGTTGAAACTGAAGGTGCAGGATTTAGGAGGGAAGTTTAAGAAACCTGCCTTGAGGAAGGTGCGCGTCTCTGCTGACGAGATGATGAGAGCTCTGCTGGGCTCCAAACACAAGGGCTCCATGGACCTCAGGGCCAACCTTAAATCTGTGAAGAAAGAGGACATTAAACAAGAGAAG GTTATATCGTCAGAGGTGGGCGACTGGCGTAAAAACGTTGAGGCCATGTCTGGAATGGAGGGCAGGAAGAAGATGTTTGCTGGTGGAGGACAGTAA